A window of Hugenholtzia roseola DSM 9546 genomic DNA:
TTGGGGCGGCACTACGACAAACATACCAAAAACCAACGGCACAAAAAGACGAAAAAATCGCTCTTTGAAAAACGCAAAGCCGCTCCTACTTCGAAGGGCGAAATACGTCCCTACACCCGAAACCAAAAAAAGCAGAGGCAGCCGCCAACGGTTTAATAAAAGCATAAAAAATTCTAAAAAATGACTTGTTTCATCATTTTTAATGTGAAACTTCCATACAACGAAAATCATACCCGTATGATAGGGAATGAGCAAGAGAAAAGCTAAGACGCGCAGCCAATCGAATTGATGCTGGCGCACAGAAGGCGTAGAAGCCGTTTCGGAATGAGAAGAAATAGTCTTCATAAAAGTTATTTTGAAAATAAGTTGAAAAACATTTTAGTAAGATAAGAAAGCAGGCATCAGCCTTCCCCCCAACTTTCCAACAAAAGTAGCGTGTAGGGCGCGTAAGTCTGTTATCCGCCTATAAAGTCGGAGTTCGAGCTTATGATTTCGTACAAAATGGGCATTTTTTGCCGCCTGATGATGCTAAAAAATAAATTATTTATTGTTTTTCAAAGATTTTTTATACTCGCTTGGTGTCATGCCTACCTGCTTTTTGAAGGCAGTATGAAAAGACGATTTAGAAAGGTAGCCCACTTGTTCGGCGATTTCTTCTATTTTAAGGTGCTGCAAAGTAGGGTCTGCCAATAGCGTTTGTGCCTCCCTGATTCTATAAGTAGCCGTAAATTCAAAAAAATTTTGGTTGAAATTTTCGTTAATAATTTGAGAAAGATGATGCGTAGAAATGCCTATCTGTTTGGCTAAAATAGGCTGTGAAAAATCGCTTTGTAGGAAAGGTTTTTCCTGTGTCAGTATTTTTTCAAGGCGTGCCAAACTCTGTTTTTGCAGTTCTTCGGTCAGACTGGAACGCTCATATTTTTTGACTTCGGGGCGCGGAGGCTGAAAAAAAACCGAAGACTGAATCACCTGAAAACTAATCAAATATATCACAAAGGCTAAGTGAACCGCTAAAATATGGTCGCCTAAATCTTCTTTGTAGAATATTTTTATTAGAATGAAAACAAATAAAATAAGTAAAAGGTGCAAAATAATTTTTCTTAGCCAAGTGAGCATTTCATTTTCTTTAGACCAAAAAGGCAACGCAAGACTTTGAAACGTTTGGCGCAAAAGACGCACACTTAACACAAAGTAAAAACAGAGGCTTACAACCATGCACTCATTGACGTACTCCTTCCAAAGGAAAGGGTCGTAGGGCAACCAATAGCTTACGGGCAGAGGTAGCAGTTCGAGGTGATATGCCGAGATATAGGCGTTGTACTTGTATGCTATGGGCTGTAATTGCCAAGAGAGCGAATAAATTAAATACAATAAAAAAGGTAGAAAGTGCCAATATTGCTTTTTTTCAAAACGATTATAAATTTTTGTGTAGAGATACAAATAAAAAATTGGAGCAACAAAAAAATTAAGCGGTTCAGAAAAATCTATTAAAAATAAAACCTCAAACATATAATTTGTATAACAGAGCAGCACTTCGCTCATTGCTAAGGCAAGTGTTAGCAGTGCCAACCCCAGTAGGCGATTGCTCAATACCTTGCGCCGCTCACCTGTTAGGAAAAAGAAAGCAAGAAAAAAGCCCTGCCCTATTCCCAACATAATAAAAAGTGCGAAAAAATCGAAGCGCGGAGCGGGCAAAGTTTGCGGCAGCGATAAAAGCGATTCGAGGTAAGCAAAAAAAGACATAGCGTTTTCAAACTTAGGTGCAAGGCTAAAATTTTCCAAAAATAAAGACCAAAAATAGCAAAAAGGTAGGAATAGGTAGCAACAAAAAGACCCCAATAGCGGTACTATCGGGGTCTTGGTTCTACAAATTTAGTTTTTTGGCTTACTTAGAAATAGCTAAATGGCTAAGAAGGCGGAGATTTTCGGGGTCGGTGTAATCATATTGGTACAAACCGTCGGCAGCGATAAGCAATAAAGTATTGCCCAAAGGAATGACATCATAGGCATTTTGAGCGGCAAAATTGCCCAAAAGACGCAAACTAAGCGGATTTTTTGCATCAAAAACCTTCAAACCCTGTGCGCCGTCGCAAATAAAGAGTGTTCCCCTATCAATACCCAAACCATGCGGATTGAACATCGGCTGTACAGATAAAAGTTCAGGACGATATACATTTGTCAAATCTAAAATGTGCAATTCATTGATAAAATTGTTGCAATTTGTACCTGAACGCAACGTTACGTAGGCGATATTGCCCTCTACCACAACAGGGTCGCAGCTATTGAGGTGGTCGTATCGCGAAATAAATTGCGGCTCGGCAGGGTTCTGGTTGTCGTAAAGCAACATGCCCGTTTGCGAACCAAAGAACAAGAAATTGCGGTAAGGGAAAATCGTTTCCACATCAAAAGCCACTTCTACACGACTTGTCAGGGTCGGGTGAGTAGGGGTCAGAATGTTGTAGGTGTTCAAAAGAAAGCCATTGAGCGTATAAAGGTGTCCCTGTGCTAAGGTGAAACGCGCCATAGAACCCCCAACGCCATAGTTGGGACTGTATGAATTGGCATCACTGCTTGCATTGCCTGCACTTGCCTCCGCGCCTGTACTCACCCAAGCGTCGCGATTGTCGCCCGTCGCTTGGTCTACCTGCAACATAAAGTCCTCTTCACAGTTGTAATTGCTGCTAACCGTCGTCGCCTTCCAATCTACGATAATGCCGCCTTCGCCCACTCTACCTGACACAAAAGGCATCGAGGTCATAAATTGCTGCTGGTCGAAAGCATTTTCGAGGCGTTGTGCCAAACGGATATTGCGCTTATCGCCAATGTCCAAAACTAATAAATCTGTATAGTTATCGGCATAAAGCGTATTGCCTGCAATGGCGATGTCGTAATTGCCCGCAATCGGAATAAAGGCTTCGTTGATGGGTGCAGAAGGGTTGCTATTATTGATAAGGTGAATCCCTCTGCCGCGCTCATTGATAAAAATATAGTTGTCTTTGTAATAAATTTTGCCCACCTCGCCCAAAGGCTGCGCCGCCTCACTGCGAATGGGCGCACTGCGCAAATCCTCGAAAGAAAGATAAATCGGCTCGTAATACGTGTAGGTGTAGGTGCAATTTTCCTCCGTACAGCTACTCAAAAAAAGACTAAACAAAAGTGCAATGCCCAACGATTTTGTGAAGGCTTTTGCCAAGAAAGATTTGTGTTGCATAAAAATAAGGGTTTGAAGTTTGATAGCAGACGCAAAAGGTAATCCCTTCTGTTGCACAAAATACAAAAATCTTTTCAAACCGTAGCGCGAAGCTCCATTCAAACCGTCGACGAGGCTGTTAGCCGTCGTCGAGGTTTTTTTCCAACTGTAGCGCGAAGCTCCAGCTTCGCCATTCAACCGTCGACGAGGCTGTTAGCCGTCGGCGAGGTTTTTTTCTAACTGTAGCGCGAAGTTCCAGCTTCGCACTTCAACCGTCGACGAGGCTGTTAGCCGTCGGCGAGGTTTTGTTTCTAACTGTAGCGCGAAGCTCCAACTTCGCCCTTCAAACCAAAGACAAGATTTTTTGGCTTTTTTCAAACCGCCGAAAACAAAAAGACCCTTAGACGCTAAAAACATCTAAGGGTCTTTTTTCTGAAACCGTCGGCGAAGTTTTGTTTTTTTAGCTTTACGAAACCCCAAAGATTTCACAAAGCTAAACTTCGCAATCCTTATTTTAATCAGGGAGCAAGGGACGAGGGAAAACCAAATGAAATTCCCCTATTCTCTAATTTCTGAACCCTAACCCCTACCTGCGCAATCCTTGTTTTAATGGAAGAGGGTTTTTCTTAGGGGTTGGGGATTAGGAATTAGGGACAAGGGGAAAACCAAAATGAAATTCCCCCAATCTNNNNNNNNNNNNNNNNNNNNNNNNNNNNNNNNNNNNNNNNNNNNNNNNNNNNNNNNNNNNNNNNNNNNNNNNNNNNNNNNNNNNNNNNNNNNNNNNNNNNNNNNNNNNNNNNNNNNNNNNNNNNNNNNNNNNNNNNNNNNNNNNNNNNNNNNNNNNNNNNNNNNNNNNNNNNNNNNNNNNNNNNNNNNNNNNNNNNNNNNNNNNNNNNNNNNNNNNNNNNNNNNNNNNNNNNNNNNNNNNNNNNNNNNNNN
This region includes:
- a CDS encoding helix-turn-helix domain-containing protein, which gives rise to MSFFAYLESLLSLPQTLPAPRFDFFALFIMLGIGQGFFLAFFFLTGERRKVLSNRLLGLALLTLALAMSEVLLCYTNYMFEVLFLIDFSEPLNFFVAPIFYLYLYTKIYNRFEKKQYWHFLPFLLYLIYSLSWQLQPIAYKYNAYISAYHLELLPLPVSYWLPYDPFLWKEYVNECMVVSLCFYFVLSVRLLRQTFQSLALPFWSKENEMLTWLRKIILHLLLILFVFILIKIFYKEDLGDHILAVHLAFVIYLISFQVIQSSVFFQPPRPEVKKYERSSLTEELQKQSLARLEKILTQEKPFLQSDFSQPILAKQIGISTHHLSQIINENFNQNFFEFTATYRIREAQTLLADPTLQHLKIEEIAEQVGYLSKSSFHTAFKKQVGMTPSEYKKSLKNNK
- a CDS encoding LVIVD repeat-containing protein, with product MQHKSFLAKAFTKSLGIALLFSLFLSSCTEENCTYTYTYYEPIYLSFEDLRSAPIRSEAAQPLGEVGKIYYKDNYIFINERGRGIHLINNSNPSAPINEAFIPIAGNYDIAIAGNTLYADNYTDLLVLDIGDKRNIRLAQRLENAFDQQQFMTSMPFVSGRVGEGGIIVDWKATTVSSNYNCEEDFMLQVDQATGDNRDAWVSTGAEASAGNASSDANSYSPNYGVGGSMARFTLAQGHLYTLNGFLLNTYNILTPTHPTLTSRVEVAFDVETIFPYRNFLFFGSQTGMLLYDNQNPAEPQFISRYDHLNSCDPVVVEGNIAYVTLRSGTNCNNFINELHILDLTNVYRPELLSVQPMFNPHGLGIDRGTLFICDGAQGLKVFDAKNPLSLRLLGNFAAQNAYDVIPLGNTLLLIAADGLYQYDYTDPENLRLLSHLAISK